The Plodia interpunctella isolate USDA-ARS_2022_Savannah chromosome 9, ilPloInte3.2, whole genome shotgun sequence genome includes the window CCCACATAAAGTGGTATAAGGGTAAGCGGTTGATGTAAAATAAGTactacgatttcaaaaaaatataaaatttttttcattaattctaGAATCTCTGATTGCTAGGATGACTGTATGTACCTTAACACCCTGTATAAACACATACATGACTTTTTAGCACacaattatattcaaaaacaaacagCGCAAGCAAAGCTGTGGAACAAAGTCAGTATTAAGTGCGTATTTCTAAAACTAATAGGAGTGGCTTCCTGTCACAAATACGTTGGCTTTGAGTTGGACCTAATGAAGTATGACATCTCAATGTCTCGTGTTCCATGTCATAGTACCTAATGGCTATCATGTGACgtgatttgtaaaatatctaCCAAGTTTATAATGgattgtatgtaaattacatttttgcgcgttttttattataaataaacagtaaaatatCTACTTAAACACTACTACTGCAATATCCACTTTTTATTCTATATCAAAAGGACAGCACTAGTATCAAATGTTATATAGATACTGATCTGGTTCCATAAAGATTTAGAATTAACTGACGCTGTTACAGACTATACTAGACATAGGTACATGTCATAAACCATAAAAATGAAAGAACGTACTTCTAAATTCGAATATACCAAccagtttataattatagagGTGACTAGAAGGTATGTTGATTGGTAAGACAAAATGACTACGTATAAAATATCATGGCATTAATATGAAATGATGCGAAATCCCAGACAAGcatgaaaaataatagatttttagtATCACAACTTACGTCTAAATTGGTAAATGTGATTACTATGCTAATATCGGCAATTGTAAGATTATCCCCTGCAACGAATGTCTTCCCTTCCATAATGGTGTTCAGCCAACCCAGAGCTTCATTTAACTTGTCTACGGCTTCTTGACTCATCTCCTCTCCCTTGAATAGTACAGGCatctgaaatataaaataaaatgtatgaactggatatgattaattttagttaaattgGTTTTGATTGTTACATTAAATGAGAAAAACATATGGGAAGGCTGAAGAAAAATTGGATGGAGTGCGTTAGAGAGGATTTGGTTAAAAAAGAAGTAaccagggagaagtggaggtgACTGATATGCTGTATACTATGCATAGGCATAGGGTAGGGTTAAGGGTTGCGGATTTGGATTGCGGATTATAGATTCAATTGCTGATATACAGAATACTTCTGTATTCTGTATATCAGAAATCAGAATTTATCAGAATATATatcagaattttattttctaataaaccAAAATTGACTTCCAACAGCTCCCAAGTTGATTATCACACCATGGTtctaactataatatattttgatttcctATTGAAAATTCTCAATAAGTAACTCTTCTcaaagtttgaaaataaagtagaTTGGCATACATAAACATCTATGTATCTTGGAAATAGGGTTCCAATGTCGAAGTTCAGTCGCTGGTCCACGACAGCCCGAAGTCTCGGATTCTTCGGATAGAGAGAGTCGTCGCGGCCGTAGGCGTTCACGAAGTAAGCCATGATGGCCCGGCTGGTGGAAAgaaatacttaagtatatttatcgATGACATTTGGACAAAGCTATTAACAGGCGTAGGTATACAATTAGAACTGTGAGAATTAACACATGTTGctgatgaaaaattaattcttccaatatcaaaagtaaataatctTGATTATTTACTCGAAGATTACTTTTGATCGAACTTTTGTATCGTGTTCTAAAAGTCTAAAACTGAGCATTTGCGATTTTTGActcatcattattataaaactatattgatGAGTGCTGAGCATAGGCTTCTCTTCTTTAATGCCCGGTTGATATTATTCCACTCCAGTGATCTAGCGAGATTCCAGTCCAGTGCTGGATTGCATCTGTTACGTCTTCATTATTCCAGTTATTTAGAAGCCGTTGAAGTGTGAACACTACAGTGACAATGATTTCAAGAAGAGATcagtttcaaaaaaatattataaacgtgcTCAATTACTCTTGCTGCAAGAAGTTATTAATGAGGTTGATAAGAAACTAAAAAAGGAACAGATTTGGGTGAGAAATTGGATCAGCGAAAGAGATCAAAAAGGAGGGTCAGTAATGCTTTTGCAACAACTGAAGGTACAAGATCCAATGAATATAGACTGGCACTGAGAATGACAGCAGAAAACTTTGAAGAACTGTTATCATTAGTTTCTATTAATATCCAGTGTAAGAATACGTTGTTCAAAGATGCTATAACTTCTTcaccattataaattaaatcctTTTTCTTCGCAAAAAAAGTCCGCAAAAACAACCAACACGTGTGTACTTCGTCAGCACTGGAATGGCACTGGATTGGCCGTCTACATTATTCCAGTTACACTGGATTGATCGCACTGGACTGCAAAGTAGACCGCGAATCCAGTTACTGGACTGAAATGCTTACTGAATTGAGTTCCTTCCAGTGCCGGTTTACATTTTTCCAGTAAGAAATCCAGTACTGGACTGGATCGCTGGACTGGAATAATGTAAACCGGGCATAACGCCAACCTTCAATGTTCAAGGAAATTCTCTGGAATAtttgaagagaaaaaaaatcaaataaatcatggctagctagtaaataaattagtaagtatTCCTATTGATTTTCTATGAGCCATGCTACTCACGCACATGCATGCGTTCACTAAGTGCCCACGAAATAAATCCAAAAGTTTATTACCTTTCCCAAAGAATAAATCCATTATCGTCCATAGTTGGCACAGTATGTTGAGGATTcatctgaaatttaaaatatattgaattctATATAAGATGCTTGTAAAATGAATGGGATTAGTCCTTCGCTATTGCTATCACTATTTCCGTTATTACATATTTGTGTTTTctaatgtaataaagttatgtcAATGAAACaagcaaaatataattaatggtATACAACAAAAGCTTTCAAAAAAACCAACCACAGACTTCAGTCTGTGAGATATAATACCTTTATATACTCCGGCGTCATATGAGCTCCCTCCATGATATTAGTGAGCACCAGATTCAAATCCAAGCCTAGCGTCCTCGCTGTCATCATCACGGCTCTGCAAGGTGGCGATGGTGGAAGATAGTACAGTTTGATGGCTTGAGCCGGCATCCTGCTGCTTTTAGATCTAGCGGCGGCGTTGctagaaattaataacaactctttatttattggatACACTCTCTGTTTTTTATACACGTTATAAAGTatagtctcgaacttactttgggactaacCCAACATGTGCGATTTGTGCATATgcgtttatatttatttaattatagtttatgCCTTGAAATGTTTGGTGTTGGACCGAAAATGTAATTAGatctaatgaataaaatacctCAGATTAGTTTGCTTTACAATAAACACATATCTACGACTGCTGAGAATTTTCGAGGTTAGGTACAGCTGTTGTGTTTACTACCCTTGATTTTGTAAGCTAATTTTCTTGAGCATCTgttatttgttgaaaaatgaaataagcTGGTTTATAGCTTTATCTTAGTAGTAACCACCACCTTTCATACTGCGGCTAATATGATGTTAGGTATTTCGACAAgccttacaaaatataaagatcAAGCTAAAGTGATCCAATAGTGCTTATCCAACGTTGTTAGTACCTTGGccaaatttttgtaaataatccTGAACTTACCCTAATACCACAAGAAACATAAAGGCTAAACTTCGAAtagaatacatatttttcgttttaatgGCTGCCAGTTAACGGTTCTGTTGATCAATCCAAATAATAAacctgtattattttaaaaatgtattgacattttaattatcatttaaaaatataaaattaatcaaatattggctggtttattataagttttttaacttgcaatacgaatggaatcttgtaacttaattgattgaaatgtaattttgtatacacgtttagtttacATATCAATGCATTATGATAAGCGTGACCTGGTGGTGCacatctttttttaatttttcctcaatttttttattgtataaactCACTTTCCCGACTCTATTTTCTCGACGACACTTTTGTCCATACATTGACCCAGGTTGAATGTTTTGTCAACCCTCAAATCGACCTACGTTTTTACGAAAAAAAGACAACAAACACATTAAAGTACCTATCACTGGCAacttttaaaagaatattaaaattactttttttttattaaagcaaTGGACTTGTTGATTGCTGCTCTCGCTGTCAACTGATTTAACAACTGTATCAACGATGTGTGTTGTGGTGGAGGTGACCATAGTTACGTTTGGATGGAACAGTCGACTCATAATAATGATAGTGCAATCATAAAcctaataggtacttatttatgcCATCGTGACGGTCACGCAAGCCTAGGAAAATCGTCAtttgttacctttttatattaattataataaagggTTCTTTAAAGTTTTGTATAGAAAAAGCTAGAAGTATAATATCGCAAAAGAAGTAGAAAATCTTTTTGAACAATGCCTTTATTACAAGctattgcaagttaaatttaatcCAATTTCCAGCATAGATTAATCTGAAATTTtgatgcattattatgaccAGATGGTACAACAATGGAACTCTTCAACGGTAATAGCACGGTCGTAAAATGTTACACGTTGATATAGTTCCGATGGCAATGCATTATGGAATAAGCGAGACAAGGTGGTAGTCCAGGTTCGGCTCCCAAGGATTGAATTCAACAAGATCTttctgatgacaataaaagcttgtatcaaaaattacacatttgttaaaaaaacttattttaaataatcgcCCTCTGCAATGCCATCAtctaaaaagaagaaaagagaACGACAGAAAAGAAGAAATGCATTTATGGATTTTCTCCTGCTCTTGTtaataactattaaaattttcgaaGTTGGTTTTGCAAAGTTGTCAAAACCGTTTTGTTTGTGTATATCTGTATGcagaatataaattgtttctaaataaatgtctCATACATCATAAAATGATAGAAACTTGTAATCTGATTAGATCTGGAATGTTACTGAAGGCTAGCTCCACTAATTGGGTAATATCGTAGTAAATACTCCAAGTTCTCATAATGATATCACACACATAATCTCTGTGTTGTGAGGGCCGCACGTTTGTCTGCACACGCTAATTTTCTAAACTGATAGGCAGTTAAAACCGTTTGTCTACACACGCTAATTTTCTAAACCGCATTTCAAACCACAGATTGATGATGATCAGCTATGTGATTATGAACATGACCCACAAATTAGTTACTTATCAACGTCTTCATAAAAGAAAGTTAGCTCCCGGCTCTGCCTACGTGCCTCGATTTTTTCATGGGAAATTGGGAACAATGTCAATTTTACCGATAAACAGTAGATCGTTAGCCAAGGTTCgaaagaattaatttttaagctTTGCAAAAAGTGTACTTTTCATATCGAATTATAAGAAAAGTACAATCTGGCAAGAAAGTACAGAATACTCACTTTTAAcaaatggtaataaaattataaactcaATTTTTAGGTaacttttacattacaatttgTGAATAACATGTATTCTGATTACCTTTAATGCACAATGCATATAAATTACCATTTTAGTAagaaactagatgttgcccgggacttagtttcgtggaaattttgagattaaatatagcCATAGTAATTTGggacaatgtacctttcaattggtgaaagaatttttgagatcagatcggtagtttcggagattaccagCCTCAAACATCACTCACAAACGtctcctctttataataatagtataacaaCTAATAGGTAAATTGCATGTAGATGTGTTTACATATATGACTACTCTTGGTGATACTCAAGGTGGAATATCGAAGAGTTTGCTTTACAATAAATTCCGATGCTTTATAGAAAATCGAGCTATAAGTATGATTGTCTATGGTTAatgaattaagaaaataacCTTTACATTCGTGATAATAcagaaaatcattttttttatcttactgtattaattttgatgctatttcaaaaatcatgtCCCCTTTTTGATGCTTTCAATAGCTCACTACATGATGGTTGTGTCACTACTCACTTAGCATATAAACACACAATATccaatataaatgaaaatttaataaaacattataaaaaatacacttcAACTTGTTAATATATGTAGTTccatctttaaattatttaacatcaaattacaataatagaCATCACAATAAGATCTTCGAACATCACAACGCTCCGGTCACTGGATGATTTCCATCTAAGATTTCCACAGTCGATGCTGTACTCGCGTTGTCGTGGTCCCTCCGCTTGCCTTGGTCGCTTCTATCTTcatcaactttttttatttcatcagtCTTGATCGAATTAATTCGTCCCCGATTCTCGCTACTGTCTTCTGTTTGAATTTGGCTAATCTTCATTTTTCTGCTCTTCGTATTACCCATTTTTGTGAGTTGGACGCGCAGAATCAGTCACGCTCTCAAACTATCTGGCAATATATTCACTCCACTTTCCGGATAATCAGGTAGATAAGgcaatgtttataattaaaattacaatattggcCGATAACGTGGCCAGTTGAACCACGCTTGATAACATTGAATTGCACAGACGAAGTGAAAACGAAATAACAAATGCTAAAGATATGTACCATAAACTTAATATAGTCACCAGATAAGGGAATGACACATCGCCTGTGCTGTATTGTAAACACCGCAGGTACATATGTTTCATTGACCGGATATGTGTCTGTATGTAGTAGGAGAAACTAAAATATCAATCAAGGTTATTGagtaaaacaaagaaattgtttttgcGTCGATACAATTACACTCgttataaatagtaataataataatatcctaTGCCCATGAActtaatgtcaaaataaattttaattgttatcgataatcaaataataataaccgaATTAATGGTGTGGaaaatttgagataaaagtacccaagtattattccagtttatattcgACCCGTGTACCAAACATAACGAATGCTTgcttgaattattatttatttttaaatttacattttatttagtttttatttataatttttaaatttataataaattatatgttaaatatatttttgtcaaagaaaaaaattaagaaaaattaaagataaatgGCTATTCATTTCTACCAATGTCTCAGATTTGTAGGATCGTGACAATTGGAAATTCCTAGTCTCTGCCTTGCCTACACACAAAcgtgataatatgtatgtataaacagGTATTATAATTGGTATTGTGAATATTGTGTGAGTATGTGTAATAACATCTAAAATCCAAATATATTCGCATACTAATACcttttgtttacattaatGATATCATGGCAGTGTCTCACAGACATCTGACTCAGATGgccttatttataaaacgtaataaaatatatttctagaCTGGGAGAAGtctaatttaatcaaaacgaatttaatcaaaataacaaGACTTCGCGTGACATTCCTGATAATTTGGAAAATACTGATATAGCTCacttttataacaatacatttttttttcgttgtGTTCCAAACGTCACGCAATCTGATAAAATTCTTATGTTATCAGATTTTTTACGTTTTGAGTCTGACTGAACTAAGTACCTTTACTCGGTACTTAGTTCAGGCGGTTTTTATCGTTGTTATacaaaaattgattatttttttaggcgAATGTTTAAACATGGGCacgttatttgattttaaacatAGGTAaacctagtttttttttaagttggtGTGGTCTGAACAAATacgttattataaataagtacgaTTAGATATAGACCGACAGAACCTATAGGTTCTGTCCATTCCATTCTTCAATAAATCATTCCATGAATAAGTTTATTTCGACGATATTACAGGTTTTATCACACAAGTCGAAAAAGGTAATAAAGTAGTTGAATCAAAatcagaaataatatataaataatttattagattaaataagtaaatacaatCACTGACATCACATGGATCTTCCATTAGACTCCGCATATCTTTCAACCGCGGTGAAGAGGAAATTTTGAGCAGTGTCCAGATTCTCAGGAGTGGCGTAACTGCGCAGTTGTGCTACGTCGTAGTCCAGGGCACATTTGCCGGTGTATTTGCAGAAACCAAGGGCACCTAGGACTCCCACGATGATGACGGCAGCGTTGGAGACCAACCATCCGATGACGTTGACAGCTATGGATATCGcagactgaaaaaaaaatatttgttagttacttcttgataatttaataatgtacatacaatttaatttgacaGTTTCCAATAATACATGTATAGTTTTGAGTTGTTTTTTAAACGAAGAGATTAATCACAGAATCTTTTAAAtggtataattttaagttaagtTTGAAGTATGATATGAAGAGAGAAAATGACGTATTCGTATACCACAGATAGGTACCGATTTAAATGGCATTtagataataatagtatttttatgaaacatcaACTCTTTATAGAATATctgtaatatacattttgcatatctgtaatatatattttgaatatctataatatctattttgtataaaaaaatctaagtgtatcaagaaaatatatctaacCAAACGTTGAATAACTATGCACCATATTTTGAGCAGCAGATCTGTACTACTAATCAGGTGCAAACGTATCTACAATGTATgtgatataatatacatttcaaCCCACAAATTAGTCCAGTAAATTAAGTGATTGATGATGATCCATACCACTTTCACTCCAATGACTGCATTTACGAGCTGAATTATCAACTGAGCCTTCTCAGGCAGTAGTTGTACCAACAGGTCCTCTGACTCCGTCCTTTCTTCCAGGAAGTCCAAAGCATTTGCCTGGAAAAGATAAGATTCTTGTCTGAGCTAGAAGATAAAGTAGAGAAGCGAGAGAAAAAGTGTTAAGATTGATGTTAATGTTAGAGTTACGAGTCATGATTCATTTCGTACGTACTAGATGTATAGAAGTCTACAACTAACTTCAGTCAACAGTTTAAAGAACAGATTGGATAACATCTCCAAACTTCAAGACACACACGCATCAGCTTAATGAGCTGCtagtgtgttataaataaaataaataaataactgcaATTTGGATTGAAATTAAAACGTTTTCATTTCTATGACGTTaagatattcaaatttataaattcttcTCTTGATCTTGGCTTTTTCGTTGGTTTTGTTGATATTTAATAgttaagaataatataattaatcaaaaaaatacattgtttttcaattttcaacgAGGttcttttgaatttaaaatatgaatacgtGACATGATAATAATGACTACAACTTGTTATTTCGTAAAAAGAAACTCACATTATTCATCCTGTCGCGAAGCCTGTCCGTAAGTGGATCTGCAAAAACCATGCCAAACACCACACTCAAAGCTATCAATTTGCGCaacatctgaaaaaaaaagtaaattagatctgtttttttttctgaattgAAAATGAGCTACCATTTTCGCTGTTACCTTTACATATAAAGGTTCTTTACATATAAACTGTTGTATTGTTCTCAATTCAGTCAAGTCGATGCGCTATGAAGAATAAGTATGTAATGAAACACCGACCAACCCACTATCACATGATACTTTccactaaattatatataacaaaacccTCTAGacagatttcgatgaaatttggtataaatgtatataacttGGGATAGAACATagagtaatttttatcccgaaattcccacgtgagCGAAGGTTGGTTTCAACTAGTAGTATAACatgatttatattcaaattgataattttaaattattattatgtaaaacagTCAAATATAACTTACCTTTGTATTgaaggaaataaaatgtaataacagTACGTATCACTTGTTCAACTTCTGCAGTTAGGAGATGtgtgttaatatttcaattggAATTGCGATATTTAAAGATTTGTCTCATTAAGAAATGAGTAcgtataacatttattacgtAAGTATATTTAGTACTTAATACACTAattcgtaaattatttaatgaccTAAGAAGTGACACAGCAAATGCCTATAAAGAAAGTACAAACTTAATTACCTTCCGGCATAGATTATTGCGCGTGAGCACCTTTTTTGTAAGGTGGTCTAATGAAGGTGaatcatacaatattttatgaaatggaTTTAACGCCGAAGCATGAGTCAATTCcgtaatttacaaatttacacAGTTATTCAAAAGGTCAAGAAAAGATTTATTCGGGCACCGCGCGTGAGATTTCTCTGGTGTCGCAGGTGTCCATAAACTGcagtgaccacttcccatcagatGGGCCACATGCCTatttgcttgctcagtagtatcaaaaatatattagtaaaatgGATCACCCATCCACCACAAAACGGACAGGcaaagtaggtattttctATTTAGAACTGGGTATatccttctaatattataaatgcgagagtTTGTTAAGATATATGtggtatatgtgtatgtatgtttgttactttttcacgcaaaatctactggccggactgttatgaaatttggtacactggtagaatattCCTAACctgcaatatatataatatttatataacacattgggtactttttatcccgaaattaccacaGTATCGAAGTCCCGGcacgcagctagtataaataattataaaataataaaaatcgcCTCCAGAAACAACAATTggtacatataaatacttgTTGCGTAAATGAATACGGAAAGAAACATTGTATTCTTCGTGAAGGCGCTAAATGTCTATGAGATACGCAGAAATCTGAAATGAAGATgcctaaattaaaacaaacaatagacATCAGAATTCCGTCCGTGAATTATTTTACAGAGATGCGGaacactgaaataaaaataaaaccggcCAAGTACATACGACTCCGGACTCTTGCACGAAGGATTCCATACCACACCTATAAAAACGGTAAATCACCTTTGTTGTCCTCGTATGGGAGCacccttaaatatttatttaattttgtatttgttatagcggcaacagaaatacatgatctatgtaaattttaactaaaatttaactaaagcTTATTATTCTGTTACTGAATATCtaaatgacaattttaattaatttaattaagtatttgatcttttaatgtatacctacctgataattagataaattatgtagacactttatagaataaattatagtataaatattatgtaacttcAGTTGCAAAACCTATGACAAAAATTTCGTATGCCTTATGACGGGACATAGAGAAGCTCATTCCAatgtattatacctattatgtaacctgtgttcacgaaataaacgaattgaattgaattgaattgaagaATTAAAATGACACGGTTCATGAGATAGCCTGGCGACACACAGATAGACGGACCGCGttgatacattatttttattttatttagttattccAACTAGTCAACCCAGATTCTGTTTTCTTAAGTGAAAACAAACTGTATCTTGTATGACAGTTATACATAGTAGTAAGTAGTACGAGTAAAGGATATACTTCCTCCAAtaagtactattattataaagacgtaagcgtttttgagtttgaggcgggtaatttccgaaacttccctttccaatggtgaaagaatttttgaaatcggaaatgtcaaaaattcttggaaaggtacctacattatccaagattgatatagcctatattttatctcaaaattcccacgggagcgaggccccgggcaatatctagtattttgtatacaaGCAACTACTACTATTCTTAAACTATACGGCATCATGTTTTATGCATAAGAGGTTTGATAAATCAGAaagtttttttcattcatataaaatatattcggtttatagatatttattgacTCATAAAGAATACAATAATTCACTTATAATGAGTCTAagactaatttataaataatttgtaaaaaatatatgacgcAAATAAACAGTGTAGTTTTCGAAGAGTTATGCTATTTACAAAACTTTGGTgtagatatgattttttagtCTTCCTTTAAACAAAGTCaaagattttatgttttttaagtcTTT containing:
- the LOC128672279 gene encoding glutathione S-transferase 1 isoform X3 → MYSIRSLAFMFLVVLGNAAARSKSSRMPAQAIKLYYLPPSPPCRAVMMTARTLGLDLNLVLTNIMEGAHMTPEYIKMNPQHTVPTMDDNGFILWESRAIMAYFVNAYGRDDSLYPKNPRLRAVVDQRLNFDIGTLFPRYIDVYMPVLFKGEEMSQEAVDKLNEALGWLNTIMEGKTFVAGDNLTIADISIVITFTNLDAFDYDFSEYENLTQWFERTKKALEPYGYMEIDHAGGQILASFLKKD
- the LOC128672279 gene encoding glutathione S-transferase 1 isoform X2, with the protein product MGDYLEAEIKLFWEYVKTNAAARSKSSRMPAQAIKLYYLPPSPPCRAVMMTARTLGLDLNLVLTNIMEGAHMTPEYIKMNPQHTVPTMDDNGFILWESRAIMAYFVNAYGRDDSLYPKNPRLRAVVDQRLNFDIGTLFPRYIDVYMPVLFKGEEMSQEAVDKLNEALGWLNTIMEGKTFVAGDNLTIADISIVITFTNLDAFDYDFSEYENLTQWFERTKKALEPYGYMEIDHAGGQILASFLKKD
- the LOC128672279 gene encoding glutathione S-transferase 1 isoform X4; this encodes MDKSVVEKIESGNNAAARSKSSRMPAQAIKLYYLPPSPPCRAVMMTARTLGLDLNLVLTNIMEGAHMTPEYIKMNPQHTVPTMDDNGFILWESRAIMAYFVNAYGRDDSLYPKNPRLRAVVDQRLNFDIGTLFPRYIDVYMPVLFKGEEMSQEAVDKLNEALGWLNTIMEGKTFVAGDNLTIADISIVITFTNLDAFDYDFSEYENLTQWFERTKKALEPYGYMEIDHAGGQILASFLKKD
- the LOC128672284 gene encoding uncharacterized protein LOC128672284, which produces MLRKLIALSVVFGMVFADPLTDRLRDRMNNANALDFLEERTESEDLLVQLLPEKAQLIIQLVNAVIGVKVSAISIAVNVIGWLVSNAAVIIVGVLGALGFCKYTGKCALDYDVAQLRSYATPENLDTAQNFLFTAVERYAESNGRSM